The following proteins are encoded in a genomic region of Roseinatronobacter sp. S2:
- a CDS encoding zinc-ribbon domain-containing protein: protein MRITCPSCLAQYEIEPDLLPAEGREVQCSACSHIWFQHPASATAPPAPPDPAERAPDAQDRTPDDDAESTEAPATEESAATPAPEDTERADTAPKPKSRRLDPSVADVLREEAQFEASQRQREAEGLQSQPDLGLLGGAPWPSAGADTSSDDDTVSTPHSSAGTQSAFPDIDDISATLEPAGEARNRGDFQLPQTTQARQRSFWRGFIVPPVLAALMVGLYVVAPQLVDVLPASAPVVQGYVGAIDTARDGLHSILARF, encoded by the coding sequence GCAGTGCTCGGCGTGCAGCCATATCTGGTTTCAGCATCCGGCCAGCGCGACAGCCCCACCGGCACCCCCCGACCCCGCTGAACGCGCACCCGATGCGCAGGACCGGACCCCGGACGACGACGCCGAAAGCACCGAAGCCCCTGCAACGGAAGAAAGCGCCGCAACCCCTGCACCCGAAGACACAGAACGTGCTGATACGGCACCAAAACCCAAATCGCGCAGACTGGACCCGTCTGTTGCCGATGTCCTGCGCGAAGAAGCGCAGTTCGAAGCAAGCCAGCGCCAGCGCGAAGCAGAAGGCCTGCAATCCCAACCCGACCTTGGCTTGCTGGGGGGGGCACCGTGGCCGTCGGCAGGGGCTGATACATCATCGGACGACGATACTGTGTCCACGCCGCATTCATCTGCTGGCACACAATCCGCATTTCCCGACATTGATGATATCAGCGCCACGCTGGAACCCGCAGGCGAGGCCCGCAATCGCGGTGATTTCCAGCTTCCCCAGACCACGCAGGCACGGCAACGCAGCTTTTGGCGCGGTTTCATCGTGCCGCCCGTTCTGGCGGCGCTAATGGTCGGGCTGTATGTCGTGGCCCCGCAACTGGTGGACGTGCTGCCCGCATCTGCCCCTGTCGTGCAGGGCTATGTTGGCGCGATCGATACGGCCCGCGACGGGTTGCACAGTATTCTGGCACGGTTTTGA